The following proteins come from a genomic window of Paenibacillus spongiae:
- a CDS encoding phosphatase PAP2 family protein, with amino-acid sequence MERMVTWLQKFEQALLQRANRRPAHARINLWLGRWLGTVTHMGGATFTLVTALLCAFLASRPWSTAGLQCLTAIIISHIPVAVVKRIFRRLRPYQALPNVNTGRKPLRDPSFPSGHTTAIFAWLTPWLLIDTALLTLMLPIAVILGVSVAWSRMFLGLHYPSDVVAGAIIGSSTAAIVSLSWPLS; translated from the coding sequence ATGGAACGCATGGTCACTTGGCTGCAGAAGTTCGAACAGGCTCTGCTGCAGCGGGCAAACCGCAGACCGGCGCATGCCCGGATAAACCTATGGCTCGGCCGTTGGCTGGGAACGGTTACGCACATGGGCGGCGCCACCTTCACGCTTGTCACCGCCCTTCTGTGCGCATTCCTGGCTTCTAGGCCTTGGAGCACAGCCGGCCTCCAATGCCTGACCGCCATTATCATCAGCCATATTCCAGTCGCTGTGGTCAAGCGAATATTCAGACGACTTCGCCCGTATCAGGCGCTGCCCAATGTCAATACAGGCCGCAAGCCGCTGCGCGATCCTTCCTTTCCTTCCGGACATACAACCGCGATCTTCGCTTGGCTGACGCCTTGGCTGTTAATCGACACGGCGTTGCTGACGCTAATGCTGCCGATTGCTGTCATTCTGGGAGTGTCCGTCGCATGGTCGCGCATGTTTCTGGGTCTTCATTACCCCTCGGACGTTGTCGCAGGAGCAATAATCGGTTCATCGACAGCAGCGATCGTGTCGCTTTCCTGGCCGCTTTCTTGA
- the trmB gene encoding tRNA (guanosine(46)-N7)-methyltransferase TrmB produces MRLRGRKGILESIQSQPELIVLDAAPRKGRWQAFFGNDKPIYIELGMGKGKFISDMSVRNPHINFIGVDMYDELIRRASEKARAAWGAQGVAEPPNLALLRANIESIEDMFAPGEIERIHLNFSDPWPKSKHARRRLTHPRFLAKYCEILNKNGEIHFKTDSQSLFEFSLNSFSEMELQLRNITLDLHKGGLRDDLVLTEYESKFVERGNNIYRLEAVIGSEALSSYRAAKKAAQESGQESDTIAAVDEPIIAPATTSEG; encoded by the coding sequence ATGCGTCTTAGAGGAAGAAAAGGTATTCTGGAAAGCATTCAGAGCCAACCCGAGTTGATCGTGTTGGACGCGGCTCCGCGCAAGGGACGCTGGCAAGCGTTTTTCGGCAACGATAAGCCCATCTATATCGAGCTTGGGATGGGCAAGGGAAAGTTCATCAGCGATATGAGCGTGCGCAATCCGCATATTAATTTCATCGGCGTCGATATGTACGATGAGTTGATTCGCCGTGCGAGCGAGAAGGCGCGTGCGGCTTGGGGAGCGCAGGGAGTGGCCGAGCCTCCTAACCTGGCGCTGCTGCGTGCCAATATCGAGAGCATCGAGGATATGTTTGCACCGGGAGAGATCGAGCGGATCCATCTGAACTTCAGCGACCCCTGGCCGAAGAGCAAGCATGCGCGCCGCCGGCTGACGCACCCGAGATTCTTGGCGAAATATTGCGAAATACTGAACAAGAACGGCGAAATTCATTTCAAGACCGATTCGCAGTCGCTGTTCGAATTTTCGCTCAACAGCTTCTCCGAAATGGAGCTGCAGCTGCGTAATATTACGCTTGACCTGCATAAGGGCGGCTTGCGCGACGATTTGGTGCTGACGGAATATGAGTCCAAATTCGTGGAACGGGGCAACAATATTTACCGGCTTGAGGCGGTTATTGGAAGTGAGGCGCTGTCCAGCTATCGGGCAGCGAAGAAGGCCGCTCAAGAAAGCGGCCAGGAAAGCGACACGATCGCTGCTGTCGATGAACCGATTATTGCTCCTGCGACAACGTCCGAGGGGTAA
- the infC gene encoding translation initiation factor IF-3, with protein MNDEIRAREVRVVGAEGEQIGIKPLRDALQMAVDLNLDLVNVAPTAKPPVCRIMDYGKFRYEQQKKEKEARKNQKIVDLKEVWFRANIEENDYQVKYRNVVKFLGEGDKVKASVRFRGREITHAAIGQRILDRLAKEVADICVVERHPKLEGRSMIMILAPKTTN; from the coding sequence ATCAACGACGAGATTCGGGCGAGGGAAGTACGCGTCGTCGGAGCTGAAGGCGAACAGATTGGAATTAAGCCTTTAAGGGATGCACTTCAGATGGCAGTCGATTTGAACCTCGATCTCGTGAACGTTGCGCCGACTGCGAAACCGCCGGTATGCCGGATTATGGACTACGGCAAGTTTCGTTACGAGCAGCAGAAGAAAGAGAAGGAAGCGCGGAAGAACCAGAAGATCGTGGATCTGAAGGAAGTTTGGTTCCGCGCCAACATTGAGGAAAACGACTACCAGGTGAAGTACCGCAACGTCGTGAAGTTTCTTGGCGAAGGGGACAAAGTGAAAGCTTCCGTCCGCTTCCGCGGCCGTGAAATTACGCATGCCGCGATCGGTCAGCGTATTCTTGACCGGCTGGCGAAAGAGGTTGCCGATATTTGTGTTGTCGAGCGTCATCCGAAGTTGGAAGGCCGCAGCATGATTATGATTTTGGCACCGAAAACTACTAACTAA
- a CDS encoding TIGR01212 family radical SAM protein (This family includes YhcC from E. coli K-12, an uncharacterized radical SAM protein.) — protein MMQAYSKADLVTPQLWNDKRFHTWNYEMREQFQGKVFKVMLDAGFTCPNRDGTIAAGGCTFCSARGSGDFAGKRRDDLITQFNMIRDLQHQKWPDAKYIGYFQAYTNTYAPVEKLREYYEAILTQPGVVGLSIATRPDCLPDDVVDYLAELNERTYLWIEMGLQTIHSSTSELINRAHDTECYYDAVARLRARGIRVCAHIIHGLPQETHEMMLATGRAVAGMDVQGIKIHLLHLMRKTPMVKQYEAGLLRFLERDEYVKLVVDTLELLPPSMVVHRLTGDAPRDLLIGPMWSLKKWEVLNAIDQELLSRNTWQGRLWEA, from the coding sequence ATGATGCAAGCTTATTCGAAAGCCGACCTCGTCACGCCGCAGTTGTGGAATGACAAGCGGTTCCATACATGGAATTATGAAATGCGGGAGCAATTTCAAGGCAAAGTATTCAAGGTCATGCTCGATGCCGGATTTACTTGCCCGAACCGGGACGGCACGATTGCAGCCGGCGGCTGCACCTTCTGCAGCGCCCGGGGATCGGGCGACTTTGCGGGGAAACGCCGGGACGACTTGATTACGCAATTTAATATGATACGCGATCTGCAGCATCAGAAGTGGCCCGATGCGAAGTATATCGGCTACTTCCAGGCCTACACGAACACCTACGCGCCAGTGGAGAAGCTGCGTGAATATTATGAAGCGATTTTAACTCAGCCCGGGGTTGTCGGCTTGTCGATTGCGACCCGCCCGGACTGCCTGCCGGATGACGTGGTCGATTATTTGGCCGAATTGAACGAACGGACTTACCTGTGGATCGAGATGGGTCTCCAAACCATTCATTCATCTACGTCGGAGCTGATCAACCGGGCGCATGATACCGAGTGTTATTATGATGCGGTTGCCAGACTTCGGGCCCGGGGAATCCGCGTATGCGCGCATATCATCCACGGGCTGCCGCAAGAAACGCATGAGATGATGCTTGCCACGGGCAGGGCGGTTGCCGGGATGGACGTTCAAGGCATCAAGATTCATCTGCTTCATCTGATGCGCAAAACGCCGATGGTCAAGCAGTACGAAGCCGGGCTGCTGCGCTTCCTCGAACGCGACGAATACGTGAAGCTGGTCGTGGATACGCTGGAGCTCCTACCTCCAAGCATGGTCGTCCATCGCTTGACCGGCGACGCGCCGCGTGATTTGCTTATCGGTCCGATGTGGAGCCTCAAGAAATGGGAAGTGCTTAACGCCATCGATCAAGAGCTCCTCAGCCGGAATACCTGGCAGGGACGCCTATGGGAGGCGTGA
- a CDS encoding glycosyltransferase family 2 protein — protein MINVILVALQVLLAFVGVYQFGLALFGIVRKRKELKHKPQKSFAVLVAAHNEEAVVGALIENLKNFDYPKELYDIFVICDNCTDGTADIARKHGVHACERNNPHLRGKGHAIEWMLKELWAMPRQYDAIVMFDADNLVQTDFLKHMNNDLCDGHQVIQGYLDTKNPDDSWVTASYGITYWYCNRLWQLSRRNLKMANFLGGTGMCFESGLLKEMGWGATSLVEDLEFSMRCVKRGIHPVLNYEAKVYDEKPLTFKASARQRLRWMQGHFTVARHYFFPLLWASIKERSLVKFDAAIYSASVYTTFFGFIATAMIWIDNIIPAENAFVSIYQYLPSWVAVVAISLAAVMFPLVMMLERVKSWKMYGHLFSMIFFQLSWLPITFYAFFTQNNKQWSHTQHTRVIRLEEVQSKQV, from the coding sequence ATGATTAACGTAATATTAGTCGCGCTTCAAGTGTTATTGGCTTTTGTCGGCGTGTACCAGTTCGGTCTTGCCCTGTTTGGAATCGTAAGAAAACGCAAGGAGCTTAAGCACAAACCGCAAAAATCGTTTGCCGTCCTCGTCGCAGCCCATAACGAAGAGGCAGTCGTCGGCGCGCTGATTGAAAACCTCAAAAATTTCGACTACCCGAAGGAACTTTACGATATTTTCGTGATTTGCGATAACTGTACGGACGGAACGGCGGATATTGCCCGCAAGCACGGCGTCCATGCATGCGAGCGGAATAACCCGCATCTTCGCGGCAAGGGCCATGCGATCGAGTGGATGCTGAAGGAACTATGGGCTATGCCGCGCCAGTACGACGCAATCGTCATGTTCGATGCGGATAACCTGGTTCAAACCGATTTCCTGAAGCATATGAACAACGATCTGTGCGACGGACATCAAGTCATTCAGGGCTATCTGGATACGAAGAACCCTGACGATTCATGGGTAACGGCATCCTACGGGATTACGTACTGGTACTGCAACCGGCTGTGGCAGCTGTCCCGCCGCAACTTGAAAATGGCCAATTTCCTCGGCGGCACGGGCATGTGCTTCGAATCGGGCCTGCTCAAGGAAATGGGCTGGGGCGCAACAAGCCTTGTAGAGGATCTTGAATTTTCCATGCGCTGCGTCAAACGCGGCATTCACCCGGTCCTGAACTACGAAGCGAAGGTATATGACGAGAAGCCGCTTACCTTCAAGGCATCTGCCCGCCAGCGTTTGCGCTGGATGCAGGGGCATTTTACCGTAGCGCGGCACTATTTCTTCCCGCTCCTATGGGCGAGCATCAAAGAACGCAGCTTGGTTAAATTCGACGCTGCGATATACTCGGCTTCGGTGTATACGACGTTCTTCGGCTTTATCGCGACCGCGATGATCTGGATCGATAACATCATTCCAGCGGAGAATGCATTCGTCTCGATATATCAATACTTGCCAAGTTGGGTAGCGGTCGTTGCCATCAGTTTGGCGGCCGTCATGTTCCCGCTCGTCATGATGCTGGAACGCGTGAAGTCCTGGAAAATGTACGGGCACCTGTTCTCGATGATTTTCTTCCAGCTGTCATGGCTGCCGATTACGTTCTACGCGTTCTTCACGCAGAACAACAAGCAATGGAGCCATACGCAGCATACGCGCGTCATTCGTCTGGAAGAGGTACAAAGCAAGCAGGTATAG